Proteins found in one Arthrobacter pascens genomic segment:
- the yajC gene encoding preprotein translocase subunit YajC — MNIVLFAMLGIFIFMMFRRNKKTKEQQATLQSQFAPGVEVMTSFGLFGRIVSMDDEENKVVLELSPGNLATVHRQAVTKIVEPAAVTEDEAAVVPDDASSLTVEETGPSAATAETPDETPKRLNDEGKKDS, encoded by the coding sequence ATGAACATCGTCTTGTTCGCCATGCTCGGAATCTTTATCTTCATGATGTTCCGCCGCAACAAGAAGACCAAGGAGCAGCAGGCAACGCTGCAGTCCCAGTTTGCGCCTGGAGTTGAGGTCATGACGAGCTTCGGTCTCTTTGGCCGGATTGTCTCGATGGATGATGAAGAAAACAAGGTTGTTCTGGAGCTCTCTCCCGGGAACCTTGCCACCGTGCACCGCCAGGCGGTCACCAAGATTGTTGAGCCTGCTGCCGTCACTGAGGATGAGGCCGCTGTTGTTCCGGATGACGCCTCCTCCCTGACAGTGGAGGAAACCGGACCGTCAGCAGCAACGGCCGAGACGCCGGATGAGACCCCTAAGCGCCTCAACGACGAGGGCAAGAAGGACAGCTAG
- the pdxT gene encoding pyridoxal 5'-phosphate synthase glutaminase subunit PdxT produces MTNPPSEAPARVGSGLRIGVLALQGDFREHLRAVEAAGAAGVGIRRPAELQGLDGLIVPGGESTAIDKLARAFDLAEPLRSRIKDGLPVYGSCAGMILLADEIADPATDLAGEPQQTFGGLDITVRRNAFGRQRESFETDLDFKGLDFSATDAGVAPVHAVFIRGPWVERVGPGVEVLAQVEPADPAHASHAATLPGTARIVAVRSGHLLATSFHPEVTGEKRVHELFIRMIRGEA; encoded by the coding sequence ATGACAAACCCCCCTTCGGAAGCTCCTGCACGTGTGGGCTCGGGTCTGCGGATCGGCGTCCTTGCGCTCCAGGGAGACTTCCGCGAGCACCTCCGGGCTGTGGAGGCTGCCGGTGCCGCCGGCGTCGGGATCCGCCGGCCTGCGGAACTTCAGGGACTGGACGGGCTCATCGTCCCCGGTGGTGAATCCACCGCCATCGACAAGCTGGCACGCGCCTTTGACCTTGCCGAGCCGCTGCGGAGCCGTATCAAGGACGGGCTGCCCGTGTACGGATCCTGCGCGGGCATGATCCTGCTGGCGGACGAGATCGCAGATCCCGCCACCGACCTCGCCGGCGAACCGCAGCAGACCTTCGGCGGCCTGGACATCACCGTGCGCCGCAACGCCTTCGGGCGCCAGCGTGAGTCCTTCGAGACCGACCTTGATTTCAAGGGCCTGGACTTCAGTGCCACTGACGCCGGAGTTGCACCCGTCCACGCCGTATTCATCCGTGGACCGTGGGTGGAACGCGTGGGACCCGGCGTGGAGGTCCTGGCCCAGGTGGAACCCGCAGACCCGGCCCACGCGTCCCACGCCGCGACGCTGCCGGGGACGGCTAGAATTGTTGCAGTGCGTTCAGGCCATCTGCTGGCCACCTCCTTCCACCCGGAAGTGACTGGGGAAAAACGCGTACACGAACTTTTTATCCGAATGATCAGAGGAGAAGCGTAA
- the ruvC gene encoding crossover junction endodeoxyribonuclease RuvC has protein sequence MTLRVLGVDPGLTRCGIGVVDVERNRRATMVAVGVVGTSPEETLDQRLLVIALAIDDWLDRYEPHVLAVERVFSQLNVSTVMGVAQASGVVIAAAARRGIPVALHTPSEVKAAVTGSGTSNKDAVTKLVTKILRLDAPPRPADAADALALAITHAWRAGSGAAVATTGPGSSSLTPAQRAWADAEAKARRAR, from the coding sequence GTGACGCTGCGCGTACTGGGGGTTGACCCGGGGCTTACCCGTTGCGGCATCGGGGTTGTCGACGTCGAGCGCAACAGGCGGGCCACCATGGTTGCTGTGGGCGTGGTCGGTACGTCCCCGGAGGAGACCCTGGACCAGAGGCTCCTGGTGATCGCCCTCGCCATCGATGACTGGCTGGACCGCTACGAACCCCACGTCCTCGCCGTGGAGCGCGTTTTCTCGCAACTCAATGTCAGCACCGTGATGGGGGTGGCGCAGGCGTCCGGCGTGGTGATTGCAGCAGCGGCCCGGCGCGGGATCCCGGTGGCGCTGCACACGCCGTCGGAAGTCAAGGCAGCCGTCACCGGCAGCGGAACCTCCAACAAGGATGCGGTGACCAAACTCGTCACCAAGATCCTCAGGCTGGACGCACCGCCACGCCCGGCCGATGCCGCCGACGCCCTGGCGCTGGCCATCACGCACGCCTGGCGCGCGGGCAGCGGTGCCGCGGTGGCCACCACCGGGCCGGGAAGCTCCTCCCTGACCCCGGCCCAGCGGGCGTGGGCAGATGCCGAGGCGAAGGCGCGCCGCGCACGCTGA
- the ruvA gene encoding Holliday junction branch migration protein RuvA, whose protein sequence is MISFLRGTVAHVGLSTAVIDLNGAGMSVNATPQTLSRLRTGEEGKLFTSLIVREDSLTLFGFASDDEREVFDVLLSVSGVGPRLALAVLAVHEPEAIRVAAHTGDSKTFTKVPGIGPKVAGRIVLELAGKLVPHGTPGAAQPSTPAEAAWKPQVVAAMTSLGWSEKDAAASIDKALADDPEVSFRGNVAEILRTTLRWLGQDGARAGNRVGSRG, encoded by the coding sequence TTGATCAGTTTCCTTCGCGGAACAGTAGCGCACGTTGGTCTTTCCACGGCCGTGATCGACCTCAACGGTGCGGGAATGAGCGTCAACGCCACCCCGCAGACCCTTAGCCGGCTCCGCACCGGCGAAGAAGGCAAGCTGTTCACCTCGCTGATTGTGCGCGAGGATTCGTTGACACTTTTCGGTTTTGCATCCGACGACGAACGCGAAGTCTTCGACGTCCTCCTCAGTGTCAGCGGCGTGGGACCCCGGCTTGCCCTCGCGGTGCTGGCCGTCCACGAGCCCGAAGCCATCCGGGTCGCGGCCCACACGGGGGACAGCAAAACGTTCACCAAAGTGCCGGGCATCGGGCCCAAGGTGGCCGGCAGGATCGTGCTGGAGCTCGCCGGCAAATTGGTGCCGCATGGCACGCCGGGAGCCGCCCAACCGTCCACCCCGGCGGAGGCTGCCTGGAAACCACAGGTGGTGGCGGCCATGACCAGCCTCGGATGGTCTGAAAAGGACGCCGCGGCAAGCATCGACAAGGCACTTGCGGACGATCCCGAGGTTTCCTTCCGGGGCAACGTGGCTGAAATCCTGCGGACCACGCTCCGCTGGCTTGGCCAGGACGGTGCGCGAGCGGGCAACCGTGTAGGCAGCCGTGGCTGA
- a CDS encoding YebC/PmpR family DNA-binding transcriptional regulator: MSGHSKWATTKHKKAILDSRRAKSFAKLIKNIEVAARMGGPDLSGNPSLELAVTKAKKTSVPADNIDRAIKRGAGLTGEVVDYTEIMYECRGPQGSALLIECLTDNKNRAASEVRLAISRNGGTIADPGSVSYLFSRKGVVSLPKKDLTEDDVLMAVLDAGAEEVKDNGDTFEIHSEPTDLQAIREALKEAGIEYDTDEAEFVPSMEVPLDLDAAKKFMKLVDALEDLDDVQNVYSNADLSDEVQAALEAE, from the coding sequence ATGTCAGGCCACTCCAAATGGGCAACGACGAAGCATAAGAAAGCCATCCTCGATAGCCGCCGCGCCAAATCGTTCGCCAAGCTGATCAAGAACATCGAAGTCGCTGCCCGCATGGGCGGACCGGACCTTTCCGGCAACCCGAGCCTCGAACTCGCCGTCACCAAGGCCAAGAAGACCTCGGTCCCCGCAGACAACATTGACCGCGCCATCAAGCGCGGGGCCGGCCTCACCGGTGAAGTGGTCGACTACACCGAAATCATGTACGAATGCCGCGGACCGCAGGGTTCGGCGCTCCTCATCGAATGCCTCACGGACAACAAGAACCGTGCCGCTTCGGAAGTGCGCCTGGCCATCTCCCGCAACGGCGGAACCATCGCCGATCCCGGTTCGGTGAGCTACCTCTTCAGCCGCAAGGGTGTTGTGTCACTGCCCAAGAAGGACCTGACCGAGGACGACGTGCTGATGGCCGTCCTCGACGCCGGAGCCGAGGAAGTCAAGGACAACGGCGACACCTTCGAGATCCACTCGGAGCCGACCGATCTCCAGGCCATCCGCGAGGCACTCAAGGAAGCCGGGATCGAGTACGACACCGACGAAGCTGAGTTCGTGCCCTCCATGGAGGTGCCGCTGGACCTGGATGCCGCCAAGAAATTCATGAAGCTCGTGGACGCGCTGGAAGACCTCGACGACGTCCAGAACGTCTACAGCAATGCGGACCTCAGTGACGAAGTCCAGGCCGCCCTGGAAGCCGAGTGA
- the secF gene encoding protein translocase subunit SecF: MSSFANFGNELYTGKRSYNFVGAKKIWFLIAAVAVALSILTPVAKGGFNLGIEFRGGSEFTVSNVKTTDAAAGEKAVQDVVAGSVPRVANVAGTTMRIQTDKLTDDETIKIREGLTAAYGVTDNEVTSTFVGPTWGADVTKQALLGLVIFVVLAAVLMALYFRTWKMSLSAITGMAVTMFITAGVYALSDFEVTPSAIIGFLTVLSYSLYDTVVVFDKIRENTADIDASTRRTFAEEVNLAVNQTLVRSINTMMVAILPVGAILFIGAGLLGAGTLRDLSLALFVGILIGTAATIFVAAPMYAWLRQNEPELVKQARRVEHRRGETASRTAAPSAPAQA; this comes from the coding sequence ATGTCCAGCTTTGCCAATTTCGGTAACGAGCTTTACACCGGCAAGCGCTCATACAACTTTGTGGGCGCCAAGAAGATCTGGTTCCTCATCGCGGCGGTGGCCGTGGCACTGTCCATCCTGACCCCGGTCGCCAAAGGCGGCTTCAACCTGGGCATCGAGTTCCGCGGCGGTTCGGAGTTCACTGTCTCGAATGTCAAGACCACTGACGCTGCCGCCGGGGAGAAGGCAGTCCAGGACGTGGTGGCAGGGAGCGTTCCCCGCGTGGCCAACGTGGCAGGGACTACCATGCGCATCCAGACCGACAAGCTCACGGATGACGAGACGATCAAGATCCGCGAGGGCCTGACTGCGGCCTATGGGGTCACCGACAACGAGGTGACTTCCACTTTCGTGGGACCCACATGGGGTGCGGACGTCACCAAACAGGCCCTGCTGGGGCTTGTGATCTTCGTGGTCCTGGCAGCCGTTCTGATGGCCCTGTACTTCAGGACCTGGAAGATGTCGCTCTCAGCGATCACGGGCATGGCGGTGACGATGTTCATCACCGCCGGTGTCTATGCGCTCAGTGATTTCGAAGTGACACCCTCAGCCATCATCGGCTTCCTCACGGTGCTCAGCTACTCGCTCTACGACACCGTGGTGGTGTTCGATAAGATCCGCGAAAACACGGCTGACATTGATGCATCCACCCGCCGCACCTTCGCGGAGGAGGTCAACCTTGCGGTCAACCAGACCCTGGTCCGCTCCATCAACACCATGATGGTGGCCATCCTCCCGGTGGGGGCCATCCTTTTCATCGGCGCCGGGCTGCTGGGCGCCGGTACACTGCGCGACCTGTCGCTGGCACTGTTCGTCGGTATCCTGATCGGCACGGCCGCCACCATATTCGTGGCCGCACCGATGTATGCGTGGCTGCGCCAGAACGAACCCGAGCTGGTAAAGCAGGCCAGGCGGGTGGAGCACCGCAGGGGCGAGACCGCCTCCCGTACAGCCGCTCCGTCCGCGCCCGCCCAAGCCTGA
- the ruvB gene encoding Holliday junction branch migration DNA helicase RuvB, whose translation MAEPSVVAAGEEPEERVIEAALRPKNLHDFVGQHRVRKQLSLVLQASRMRGRSADHVLFSGPPGLGKTTLAMIVASEMNAPLRISSGPAIQHAGDLAAILSSLSEGEVLFLDEIHRMSRPAEEMLYMAMEDFRVDIVVGKGAGATAIPLELPPFTLVGATTRAGLLPGPLRDRFGFTGHLEFYSVAELELVLRRSAGLLDLKVNSAGFSEIAGRSRGTPRIANRLLRRVRDWALVHGIEQIDARAASAALDMYEVDKRGLDRLDRAVLEALITKFGGGPVGLSTLAIAVGEETETVETVAEPFLVREGLLGRTPRGRIAMAPAWTHLGYAVPAGVFGQEPLDLFEADAESEEPAADWAPNSQ comes from the coding sequence GTGGCTGAACCGTCGGTGGTGGCGGCTGGGGAAGAACCCGAAGAGCGGGTTATCGAGGCTGCGCTCAGGCCCAAGAACCTGCACGATTTTGTGGGCCAGCACCGCGTCCGGAAACAGCTCTCGCTGGTCCTGCAGGCCTCGCGGATGCGTGGCAGGAGTGCCGACCACGTACTCTTCTCGGGCCCGCCCGGGCTGGGCAAGACCACGTTGGCCATGATCGTGGCATCCGAAATGAATGCCCCATTGAGGATCAGCAGTGGGCCCGCCATCCAGCACGCCGGTGACCTCGCGGCGATCCTTTCCTCGCTCTCCGAAGGCGAGGTCCTGTTCCTGGACGAAATCCACCGGATGTCCAGGCCGGCTGAAGAGATGCTCTACATGGCCATGGAGGACTTCCGGGTGGACATCGTCGTGGGCAAGGGTGCCGGCGCCACGGCAATTCCCCTGGAGCTTCCGCCGTTCACCCTGGTGGGTGCCACCACCCGTGCGGGGCTGCTGCCGGGCCCGCTGCGTGACAGGTTTGGTTTCACCGGGCACCTGGAGTTCTACTCGGTGGCCGAGCTTGAGCTGGTGCTCAGAAGATCCGCAGGCCTGTTGGACCTTAAGGTCAATTCCGCTGGGTTCAGCGAAATTGCCGGCAGGTCCAGGGGGACCCCCCGGATCGCCAACCGGCTGCTTCGGCGCGTGCGTGACTGGGCGCTGGTGCACGGCATTGAACAGATCGACGCCCGCGCGGCCTCGGCGGCCCTGGATATGTATGAGGTGGACAAGCGTGGGCTTGACAGGCTGGACCGTGCCGTCCTTGAAGCCCTGATCACCAAGTTCGGCGGAGGACCCGTGGGGCTTTCCACCCTGGCCATAGCCGTCGGTGAGGAGACCGAGACGGTGGAGACAGTGGCGGAGCCTTTCCTGGTACGGGAAGGACTCCTTGGGCGGACCCCGCGCGGCCGCATCGCCATGGCCCCGGCGTGGACCCACCTGGGCTATGCCGTCCCGGCCGGGGTGTTCGGACAGGAGCCGCTGGATCTGTTTGAAGCGGACGCGGAGAGCGAAGAACCGGCGGCGGACTGGGCCCCGAACAGCCAATAG
- a CDS encoding Mur ligase family protein codes for MLYFSVPLGKLVRRVSRLRGGGSALPGLVVEKIDPGFMQRTLATLPHGVAVVSGTNGKTTTTKMVVELLESQGLKVFTNRTGSNFTRGVAAALLGEVDWRGRLSADVAVLELDEAHAVHFVNSVPPRYSLLLNVLRDQLDRFGEIDNTAQLLQQIAAKTTGTVVLNREDPRVARIADTLAGQEVRYFGLDDSLLSTFPNDDDMRAAPGSPVPANLPEKPPADVVLRRVGPDTADFEYDGVTVTTAMKLRGVYNIFNAAAALTLARSICGGGAATADHATLLTALSQVAPAFGRGESLTVDGQPLDLVLVKNPSGFRLGLKSFPASGYATMIAINDNYADGRDMSWLWDVEFDSLRSGGVDQLTGSRAYDMALRLQYDEVRIGAVQPDITTALAAFIRESKAKPKRIFCTYTAMLAIRRELSKITTVEVVS; via the coding sequence ATGCTTTACTTCAGTGTTCCCCTCGGCAAGCTGGTCCGCCGGGTGTCCCGGCTCAGGGGCGGCGGGTCCGCCCTGCCCGGGCTGGTGGTCGAAAAAATCGACCCTGGCTTTATGCAGCGGACTCTCGCCACCCTCCCCCACGGCGTTGCAGTGGTGAGCGGAACCAACGGCAAGACCACTACCACCAAGATGGTGGTAGAACTCCTGGAGAGCCAGGGGCTGAAGGTCTTCACCAACCGCACCGGCAGCAATTTCACCCGCGGCGTGGCAGCGGCCCTGCTCGGCGAGGTGGACTGGCGCGGCCGGCTCAGTGCGGACGTTGCCGTCCTGGAGTTGGACGAAGCCCACGCCGTGCACTTTGTGAACAGCGTTCCGCCGCGTTACAGCCTCCTACTGAACGTGCTGCGCGACCAGCTTGACCGTTTCGGGGAGATTGACAACACAGCCCAGCTGCTGCAGCAGATTGCGGCAAAAACCACGGGAACGGTGGTGCTGAACCGGGAAGACCCGCGGGTGGCCCGCATCGCGGACACCCTCGCCGGACAGGAAGTCCGGTATTTCGGCCTGGACGACTCCCTCCTGAGCACCTTCCCGAACGATGACGACATGCGGGCTGCACCCGGGAGCCCGGTTCCGGCCAACCTCCCGGAAAAGCCGCCGGCCGACGTCGTCCTCCGCAGGGTCGGGCCGGACACGGCCGATTTTGAGTACGACGGCGTCACTGTCACCACGGCGATGAAGCTCCGCGGTGTCTACAACATCTTTAATGCCGCGGCAGCGCTGACGCTCGCCCGCAGCATCTGCGGCGGTGGCGCCGCAACTGCCGACCACGCCACGCTGCTCACCGCGCTGTCCCAGGTGGCACCGGCCTTCGGCCGGGGCGAAAGCCTCACCGTGGACGGTCAGCCGCTGGACCTGGTCCTGGTGAAGAACCCCAGCGGCTTCCGGCTTGGCCTGAAGTCGTTCCCGGCGAGCGGCTATGCCACGATGATTGCAATTAACGACAACTACGCCGACGGCCGGGACATGTCCTGGCTGTGGGATGTGGAATTCGATTCGCTCCGCAGCGGCGGCGTGGACCAGCTGACCGGTTCCCGCGCCTATGACATGGCCCTGCGCCTGCAGTACGACGAGGTCCGGATCGGCGCGGTCCAGCCCGACATCACCACGGCATTGGCCGCCTTCATCCGTGAGTCAAAGGCCAAGCCCAAGCGGATCTTCTGCACTTACACCGCCATGCTGGCCATCCGCCGCGAGCTGTCCAAAATCACCACAGTGGAGGTGGTCTCATGA
- the secD gene encoding protein translocase subunit SecD, which yields MARTGPKNSAIRVLVWLGVTLVVLTAVLAGGIMSGQASWAPKLALDLEGGTQMILAPKVEGGSDINEEQLNQAVAIIRQRVDGSGVAEAEISTQSGRNVVVSLPGTPSSQTRALIQASADMNFRPVLLNGAGAPVPTESLTPEDQLPKPTAEPANGSDTNWITAEVYRKFETLDCDNPSQDKQERSDPTKPLVTCEPATDTAPAIKYILGPVEVKGTNIVTSSFQLQQGAQGAVTNDWAVNIQFDDEGTAKFKEVTERLNQFYVAAGGETGTDPKSQFAIVLDDQVISAPRSLAVITDGRPQITGGFTEQTAKALSDQLRFGALPISFEIQSEQQISATLGGEQLRMGLLAGLIGLLLVVVYSLFQYRALGFVTIASLVVAGALTYLAIAILGWTENYRLSLAGVAGIIVAIGQTADSFIVYFERIRDELREGRGLVSAVENGWKRAKRTVLASKAVNLLAALVLYFVAVGNVRGFAFTLGLTAIADLIVVFMFTHPTLRLLARTKFFGEGHRFSGLDPKRLGAVPLYLGAGRLRTPEAKPGVVRAKNTGAAAEAERRMTIAERRLAEKQEQLTGSSKSAAKENK from the coding sequence ATGGCACGAACTGGCCCCAAAAACTCAGCAATCAGGGTGCTGGTCTGGCTCGGCGTAACACTCGTCGTGCTGACCGCCGTCCTGGCCGGCGGCATCATGTCCGGACAGGCAAGCTGGGCTCCCAAGCTGGCGCTGGACCTTGAAGGCGGCACCCAGATGATCCTGGCGCCCAAGGTTGAAGGCGGTTCGGACATTAACGAAGAGCAGCTCAACCAGGCGGTTGCCATCATCCGCCAGCGCGTTGACGGCTCCGGTGTTGCCGAAGCCGAAATCAGCACCCAGTCCGGCCGCAACGTGGTTGTTAGCCTCCCGGGCACCCCTTCGTCGCAGACCAGGGCCCTCATCCAGGCCTCAGCGGACATGAACTTCCGCCCGGTCCTCCTCAACGGAGCCGGCGCCCCGGTCCCCACAGAATCGCTCACGCCCGAGGACCAGCTGCCCAAGCCGACCGCCGAACCGGCCAACGGCAGCGACACCAACTGGATCACGGCCGAGGTCTACCGGAAATTCGAAACCCTGGACTGCGACAACCCGTCCCAGGACAAGCAGGAACGCTCGGACCCCACCAAGCCGCTGGTTACCTGCGAGCCGGCCACGGACACCGCCCCTGCCATCAAGTACATCCTGGGTCCGGTGGAGGTCAAGGGCACCAACATCGTCACCTCCTCGTTCCAGCTTCAGCAGGGTGCACAGGGAGCGGTGACGAACGACTGGGCAGTCAACATCCAGTTCGACGACGAAGGCACAGCCAAGTTCAAAGAGGTCACCGAGCGGCTGAACCAGTTCTATGTCGCTGCTGGCGGCGAGACAGGCACCGACCCCAAGTCGCAGTTCGCCATCGTCCTGGACGACCAGGTCATCTCCGCTCCGCGGTCCCTTGCTGTCATCACGGACGGCCGCCCTCAGATCACGGGCGGATTCACCGAGCAGACGGCAAAGGCACTGTCAGACCAGCTGCGCTTCGGTGCGCTGCCGATCAGTTTTGAAATCCAGAGCGAGCAGCAGATCTCCGCGACGCTGGGTGGCGAACAGCTCCGCATGGGCCTCCTGGCCGGCCTGATAGGCCTGCTCCTTGTGGTTGTGTACTCGCTCTTCCAGTACCGTGCCCTGGGCTTTGTCACCATCGCCTCCCTGGTGGTTGCCGGTGCCCTGACCTACCTGGCCATAGCAATCCTGGGATGGACGGAGAATTATCGCCTCTCCCTGGCAGGCGTGGCCGGGATCATCGTGGCCATCGGCCAGACAGCTGACTCGTTCATCGTCTACTTTGAACGCATCCGTGATGAGCTGCGCGAGGGCCGAGGACTGGTTTCCGCGGTGGAAAACGGCTGGAAGCGGGCCAAACGTACCGTACTGGCCTCGAAGGCCGTCAACCTGCTCGCTGCGCTGGTCCTGTACTTCGTTGCGGTTGGCAACGTCCGCGGTTTCGCGTTCACCCTCGGCCTGACCGCCATCGCCGACCTCATCGTTGTGTTTATGTTCACCCACCCGACACTGCGGCTGCTCGCGCGCACCAAGTTCTTCGGCGAAGGCCACCGTTTCTCCGGCCTTGACCCGAAGCGCCTGGGCGCAGTTCCGCTCTACCTCGGTGCCGGGCGCCTGCGCACGCCGGAGGCCAAGCCCGGAGTGGTCCGGGCCAAAAACACCGGAGCCGCAGCCGAGGCAGAACGCAGGATGACCATCGCGGAACGCCGCCTCGCGGAAAAGCAGGAGCAGCTCACTGGCTCCTCCAAGAGCGCAGCCAAGGAGAACAAGTAA
- a CDS encoding type 1 glutamine amidotransferase, whose product MTAEPTGAEPTGTETTGSKGTIRVVQLYPRDMNIYGDWGNALVLKRRIGWHGYTPELLEYNVGDEFPADVDIILGGGGQDSGQLVIQDDLHSRAGNLTELAEDGAPMLVICGLYQLFGRFFKTRTGSVIPGIGILDVETHGTDERLIGNVKVATAEFGEVLGYENHSGQTTLGSGVRPLGTVAKGTGNNSSDGHEGARFRNIVASYLHGSLLPKNPAIADFLIRTAAERKYGTFVPGTPDDHYAALAREHAARRPR is encoded by the coding sequence ATGACCGCGGAACCAACGGGCGCAGAGCCAACTGGTACGGAGACAACGGGCAGCAAGGGCACAATCCGGGTCGTGCAGCTTTATCCGCGCGACATGAACATCTACGGCGACTGGGGTAACGCCCTGGTTCTCAAGCGGCGCATTGGTTGGCACGGGTATACCCCGGAGCTGCTGGAATACAACGTCGGAGACGAATTTCCGGCGGATGTGGACATCATTCTGGGCGGCGGCGGGCAGGACAGCGGCCAGTTGGTCATCCAGGATGACCTGCATTCACGGGCAGGCAACCTCACGGAGCTGGCGGAGGATGGCGCCCCCATGCTGGTCATCTGCGGCCTTTACCAGCTTTTCGGACGGTTCTTCAAGACCCGCACGGGCTCCGTGATTCCCGGCATCGGCATCCTGGACGTCGAAACGCACGGCACGGACGAACGGCTCATCGGGAACGTCAAGGTGGCAACGGCAGAATTCGGCGAGGTGCTCGGCTACGAGAACCACAGCGGACAGACCACCCTGGGCAGCGGCGTCCGGCCGTTGGGGACCGTGGCCAAAGGAACAGGCAACAACAGCAGCGACGGCCATGAGGGCGCGCGCTTCCGCAATATAGTGGCCAGCTACCTGCACGGTTCGCTCCTCCCGAAGAACCCCGCCATCGCCGATTTCCTGATCAGGACCGCCGCCGAACGCAAGTACGGCACCTTTGTCCCCGGCACCCCGGACGACCACTATGCCGCACTTGCCAGGGAACACGCTGCCCGCCGACCGCGCTGA